Proteins encoded together in one Polypterus senegalus isolate Bchr_013 chromosome 16, ASM1683550v1, whole genome shotgun sequence window:
- the cdc42ep3 gene encoding cdc42 effector protein 3, producing MPAKTPIYLKVSNNKKGKKCKLRDILSPDMISPPLGDFRHTTHIGKGGGCDAFGDMSFLQGRYELLPGQVEIKSQKYSTHEEFLRDNSLPDTSFPETPSPVLKNAISLPSIGESQALTLPLLSTVTITDPFAHSKFTSGKPKEPQLLEENDLLLSTMTFPLNHDSLEEIIRYPSSFEKAKEPVPQQNSTPIENGKSHFGENGFTWSTSHQPIKNGKIPHSTNCNGSYSEWFNMNTANGNLADLRFEFTKTKSDSEESISKMTGSLLSLELDLGPSILDDVLNVMDKPKFTNQQ from the coding sequence ATGCCTGCTAAAACACCCATCTATCTCAAAGTTTCCAACAACAAAAAGGGCAAGAAATGTAAACTGCGCGACATTCTATCTCCTGACATGATAAGCCCTCCACTTGGTGATTTCCGTCACACTACTCACATTGGAAAGGGTGGCGGGTGCGATGCCTTTGGTGATATGTCTTTCTTGCAAGGAAGGTATGAACTTTTGCCAGGTCAGGTGGAAATAAAATCTCAGAAGTACAGCACACATGAGGAGTTTTTAAGGGATAACAGTCTCCCAGATACTTCTTTTCCTGAGACGCCCTCACCAGTACTCAAAAATGCCATTTCTCTCCCTTCAATTGGTGAATCCCAGGCTCTAACTCTGCCCCTCCTATCAACTGTTACGATTACAGATCCCTTTGCACATTCAAAGTTCACCAGCGGTAAACCAAAGGAGCCACAGTTACTTGAAGAAAACGACCTCCTCCTCTCAACTATGACTTTTCCATTAAACCATGATTCTTTGGAGGAGATAATACGATATCCGTCTTCGTTTGAGAAGGCAAAGGAGCCTGTCCCACAACAGAATAGCACACCAATAGAAAATGGCAAATCCCACTTTGGGGAGAATGGATTTACATGGTCTACTTCACATCAGCCTATCAAAAACGGCAAGATTCCACACTCTACAAATTGCAATGGATCCTACTCTGAATGGTTTAACATGAACACTGCTAATGGCAACCTTGCAGACTTACGGTTTGAATTTACAAAAACTAAAAGTGACTCAGAGGAGTCAATTTCAAAAATGACTGGGTCCCTCTTGTCACTGGAACTTGATTTAGGACCTTCCATTTTGGATGATGTCCTCAATGTCATGGATAAACCCAAATTTACTAATCAGCAGTAA